In a single window of the Paramisgurnus dabryanus chromosome 23, PD_genome_1.1, whole genome shotgun sequence genome:
- the LOC135788129 gene encoding histone H2B-like produces MPEPAKSAPKKGSKKAVTKTAVKGGKKRKRSRKESYAIYVYKVLKQVHPDTGISSKAMGIMNSFVNDIFERIAGESSRLAHYNKRSTITSREIQTAVRLLLPGELAKHAVSEGTKAVTKYTSSK; encoded by the coding sequence ATGCCTGAGCCAGCGAAGTCCGCACCTAAGAAGGGGTCCAAGAAGGCCGTTACTAAAACCGCTGTAAAGGGCGGTAAGAAGCGCAAGAGGTCCAGGAAGGAGAGCTATGCTATCTACGTCTACAAGGTCCTGAAGCAGGTTCATCCTGACACCGGGATTTCCTCTAAGGCCATGGGCATCATGAACTCGTTCGTCAATGATATTTTCGAGCGTATCGCCGGTGAGTCCTCTCGTCTCGCTCACTACAACAAGCGCTCCACCATCACATCGAGAGAGATCCAGACCGCCGTGCGTCTGCTGCTGCCCGGTGAACTCGCCAAACACGCCGTGTCTGAGGGAACAAAAGCCGTCACCAAGTACACCAGCTCCAAATAA
- the LOC135780801 gene encoding histone H4 yields the protein MSGRGKGGKGLGKGGAKRHRKVLRDNIQGITKPAIRRLARRGGVKRISGLIYEETRGVLKVFLENVIRDAVTYTEHAKRKTVTAMDVVYALKRQGRTLYGFGG from the coding sequence ATGTCAGGAAGAGGCAAAGGCGGTAAAGGACTCGGTAAAGGAGGCGCCAAGCGTCATCGCAAGGTTCTGCGTGATAACATCCAGGGAATCACCAAACCCGCAATCCGTCGTCTCGCTCGTCGTGGTGGAGTCAAGCGTATCTCCGGTCTGATCTATGAGGAGACTCGCGGTGTGTTGAAGGTGTTTTTGGAGAACGTTATCCGTGACGCCGTCACCTACACTGAACACGCCAAGAGAAAGACCGTCACCGCCATGGATGTCGTCTATGCTCTGAAGCGTCAGGGTCGCACTCTGTACGGTTTCGGAGGTTAA
- the LOC135781033 gene encoding histone H3, translated as MARTKQTARKSTGGKAPRKQLATKAARKSAPATGGVKKPHRYRPGTVALREIRRYQKSTELLIRKLPFQRLVREIAQDFKTDLRFQSSAVMALQESSEAYLVGLFEDTNLCAIHAKRVTIMPKDIQLARRIRGERA; from the coding sequence ATGGCAAGAACAAAGCAGACCGCGCGTAAATCTACCGGAGGTAAAGCGCCCAGGAAGCAGCTCGCTACTAAAGCTGCCCGTAAGAGCGCCCCAGCTACCGGTGGTGTGAAGAAGCCTCATCGTTACAGGCCCGGTACCGTAGCGCTGAGAGAAATCCGCCGCTATCAGAAGTCCACTGAGCTGCTGATCCGCAAGTTGCCTTTCCAGCGTCTGGTGAGAGAAATCGCCCAGGACTTCAAGACTGATCTGCGGTTCCAGAGCTCTGCCGTCATGGCCCTGCAGGAGTCCAGCGAAGCTTATTTGGTCGGCTTGTTTGAGGACACCAACCTGTGCGCCATCCATGCCAAGAGGGTCACCATCATGCCCAAAGACATCCAGTTGGCCCGCCGCATTCGTGGAGAACGCGCCTAA
- the LOC135787880 gene encoding histone H2A-like: MSGRGKTGGKARAKAKTRSSRAGLQFPVGRVHRLLRKGNYGERVGAGAPVYLAAVLEYLTAEILELAGNAARDNKKTRIIPRHLQLAVRNDEELNKLLGRVTIAQGGVLPNIQAVLLPKKTEKPAKAK; the protein is encoded by the coding sequence ATGAGCGGCAGAGGCAAAACCGGTGGTAAAGCCAGAGCAAAGGCTAAGACTCGTTCATCCAGAGCAGGACTTCAGTTTCCTGTCGGCCGTGTTCACAGACTTCTTCGCAAGGGTAACTACGGAGAGCGCGTCGGTGCCGGAGCTCCAGTTTATCTCGCCGCTGTGCTCGAGTATCTTACTGCTGAGATCCTGGAGTTGGCCGGAAACGCCGCTCGTGACAACAAGAAGACTCGCATCATTCCCCGTCATTTACAGCTGGCAGTGCGTAACGACGAGGAGTTGAACAAACTCTTGGGTCGCGTGACCATCGCTCAGGGCGGTGTGTTGCCCAACATTCAAGCTGTGTTGCTGCCAAAGAAGACCGAGAAGCCCGCTAAGGCAAAGTAA